The Actinomadura sp. WMMB 499 genome includes a window with the following:
- a CDS encoding GntR family transcriptional regulator, which produces MGLSARDLAAVLRRKIQDQEFKYGETLPSQSELAREYGISVSSVNRSLAELRREGLVRPEQGKGTIVTSLPRIIRDARDRYTTPKRNENRGAFAAEVSRLGMTPRSDTNIFRTPPPARVAEFLGTPSGEEVVVRNREMYADDTLVQIAPSYIPLDIAGGTMLEDFVQVPGGMVSTMAELGFEQVHADEFLTPSRTPTPEEAEKFDIRGDQSVFEMFHVAYDATGRVVEVCHHVGPTHLWEFVYRVPMK; this is translated from the coding sequence GTGGGACTGAGCGCGAGGGACCTCGCGGCGGTACTCAGACGGAAAATCCAGGATCAGGAGTTCAAGTACGGCGAAACGCTCCCATCACAGAGCGAACTGGCCAGAGAGTACGGAATCAGTGTCTCGTCAGTGAACAGATCACTGGCGGAGCTGAGACGAGAGGGACTCGTGCGTCCCGAGCAAGGAAAGGGAACCATCGTGACCTCACTGCCACGAATCATCCGAGACGCCCGAGACAGGTACACAACCCCCAAGCGCAACGAGAACCGCGGCGCCTTCGCTGCGGAGGTCTCCCGCCTCGGCATGACGCCGAGGTCGGACACGAACATCTTCCGGACTCCTCCGCCGGCCCGTGTCGCCGAGTTCCTCGGAACCCCGAGTGGAGAGGAAGTCGTCGTACGGAACCGCGAGATGTACGCCGATGACACGCTCGTGCAGATCGCACCCAGCTACATCCCCCTGGACATCGCCGGGGGGACGATGCTGGAGGACTTCGTCCAGGTTCCGGGCGGGATGGTCAGCACTATGGCCGAATTGGGGTTCGAGCAGGTCCATGCGGACGAGTTCCTGACCCCGTCCCGAACCCCCACACCCGAAGAGGCCGAGAAGTTCGACATCCGCGGCGACCAGTCCGTCTTCGAGATGTTCCACGTGGCGTACGACGCCACGGGAAGGGTCGTGGAGGTCTGTCACCACGTCGGACCGACCCATCTGTGGGAGTTCGTCTACCGAGTGCCGATGAAGTAG
- a CDS encoding UTRA domain-containing protein: MTWTDPLVHTPKRYSRDFRERDSALGALDSQLKTLGATPVHKITTERTAPPADIAALLQTDQALVRRRLVLVNGSPYRMGESWFPLDIVKDSPLEEASPTLVGGVKSALAALGYPQTTAKERITASRTPTPAEFQALDISPERSVAEIMHIGYTADGRVVEVTVTVAPAQTLVAEFEFDLD; this comes from the coding sequence GTGACCTGGACTGACCCCCTCGTTCACACCCCGAAGCGGTACAGCCGGGACTTCCGAGAGCGAGACAGCGCTCTCGGGGCCCTGGACTCCCAACTGAAGACCCTCGGGGCAACACCTGTCCACAAGATCACCACCGAGCGGACCGCACCGCCGGCCGACATCGCGGCGCTGCTCCAGACGGACCAGGCGCTCGTCCGCCGGCGCCTGGTTCTTGTCAACGGATCCCCCTACCGGATGGGGGAGAGCTGGTTCCCGCTCGACATTGTCAAGGACTCGCCCCTCGAAGAGGCGAGCCCGACCCTCGTCGGGGGAGTGAAAAGCGCCCTGGCGGCGCTCGGCTACCCACAAACCACGGCCAAAGAGCGGATCACCGCGAGCCGAACCCCAACCCCGGCAGAGTTCCAGGCCCTGGACATCAGCCCGGAACGATCCGTCGCCGAGATCATGCACATCGGGTACACCGCGGACGGCAGAGTCGTCGAAGTGACTGTGACGGTGGCGCCGGCACAGACGTTGGTGGCCGAGTTTGAGTTCGACCTCGACTAA
- a CDS encoding DUF3987 domain-containing protein, with the protein MGEKRVPPQIDEAAFVNPFGFMAEELAPYTEGAKVGVMVTLMSAFSGYIGPEVRVQTGRGTSPLSAWFVLVGVSGRGRKGATARIAMPVIKGAFKAWGDEHIVHGIPATGLGMMTELSEHKDNPVFVLEEEMDTFINNAKRDVKVGVYLRKGWDGETLAHKTAKADFKIENPHLGFVGHVQPKNWGAITGSKDATGGTFNRFLAVFVEQSGVVPVFGGPDPGPVIEVVARELLGIGLWARETRPVVKVPADVAEVFEKVHRPVCEGLTEDNEVLSEMAERALAYLIRISALYALADKRDEVTVEDLDSALALIKYSVDSVRFVLPETGGESLSQKILKALDENRDPSTLEPLPMSMTEIWDVVGRNIKVKYIREALKQLPQVEAFQGPSSGGRPPTFLRLVEDDLDIEIRKAEEIAAEDDLDREIAKAAAEKEAADEDGPEELAA; encoded by the coding sequence ATGGGTGAGAAGCGAGTCCCGCCTCAGATCGATGAGGCCGCATTCGTCAACCCCTTCGGTTTCATGGCCGAGGAGCTGGCCCCCTACACCGAGGGCGCCAAGGTCGGCGTGATGGTGACGCTGATGTCCGCGTTCTCCGGTTATATCGGGCCCGAGGTGCGAGTTCAGACGGGCCGCGGAACGTCCCCGTTGTCCGCCTGGTTCGTTCTGGTCGGTGTCTCCGGCAGGGGCCGGAAGGGTGCCACGGCCCGGATTGCCATGCCTGTCATCAAGGGCGCCTTCAAGGCTTGGGGTGACGAGCACATCGTGCACGGTATCCCTGCGACGGGCCTCGGCATGATGACCGAGCTGTCCGAGCACAAGGACAACCCTGTCTTTGTCCTCGAAGAGGAGATGGACACCTTCATCAACAACGCCAAGCGCGATGTGAAGGTGGGCGTCTACCTGCGCAAGGGGTGGGATGGGGAGACCCTGGCCCACAAGACGGCCAAGGCCGACTTCAAGATTGAGAACCCGCACCTGGGCTTCGTGGGGCACGTCCAGCCGAAGAACTGGGGTGCGATCACGGGGAGCAAGGACGCGACTGGCGGCACCTTCAACAGGTTCCTCGCGGTCTTCGTCGAGCAGTCGGGGGTCGTGCCCGTCTTCGGTGGACCGGATCCGGGCCCTGTGATCGAGGTGGTGGCGAGGGAGCTGCTGGGCATCGGCCTGTGGGCCCGTGAGACGCGGCCAGTGGTGAAGGTGCCGGCTGACGTAGCGGAGGTGTTCGAGAAGGTTCACCGGCCGGTGTGCGAGGGCCTCACCGAGGACAACGAGGTCTTGAGCGAGATGGCGGAACGCGCCCTCGCGTATCTGATCCGGATCAGTGCTCTGTACGCGTTGGCGGACAAGCGCGACGAGGTCACGGTCGAGGATCTGGACAGTGCCCTGGCGCTGATCAAGTACTCAGTGGATTCGGTTCGGTTCGTTCTGCCGGAGACGGGTGGCGAGTCGCTGTCTCAGAAGATTCTGAAGGCCCTGGACGAGAACCGGGATCCGTCCACGCTGGAGCCCCTCCCGATGTCCATGACGGAGATCTGGGATGTGGTCGGTCGGAACATCAAGGTCAAGTACATCAGGGAGGCACTCAAGCAGCTCCCGCAGGTCGAGGCATTCCAGGGTCCGTCATCGGGTGGACGTCCACCGACGTTCCTGCGCCTGGTCGAGGACGATCTCGACATTGAGATCCGGAAGGCGGAGGAGATCGCGGCGGAAGACGACCTGGACCGGGAGATTGCCAAGGCTGCGGCCGAGAAGGAGGCGGCCGACGAAGACGGCCCGGAGGAGCTGGCGGCTTGA